Proteins from a genomic interval of Croceicoccus naphthovorans:
- the era gene encoding GTPase Era, translating to MTMTEEMSGTEMSGNEQAKCGLVAVIGAPNAGKSTLVNQLVGQKVAITSPKAQTTRARLLGIALQDDVQIVLADTPGIFTPKRRLDRAMVSAAWDGAEAADAVLLVVDSVKRRRHELEPLLETLENRPERKILVLNKVDASAKEPLLKLAQDLNDRIAFDTVFFVSARDGDGVADLKAHLAGLMPEGPWLYPEDQVSDASQRLLAAEITREQLYLQLRDELPYDSAVRPEAYVERKDGSVEIRQQIVIGRDTQKAIVLGHRGARIKAIGEAARKELSELLGQKVHLFLHVKVEENWAENREFYEELGLDWVK from the coding sequence ATGACCATGACTGAAGAGATGAGCGGCACCGAGATGAGTGGCAACGAACAGGCGAAATGCGGCCTTGTCGCCGTGATCGGCGCGCCGAACGCGGGAAAATCGACGCTGGTGAACCAGCTTGTCGGGCAGAAGGTGGCGATCACCAGCCCCAAGGCGCAAACGACGCGCGCGCGCCTGCTGGGCATCGCCTTGCAGGACGACGTACAGATCGTGCTGGCCGACACGCCCGGAATCTTTACGCCAAAGCGGCGGCTGGACCGCGCGATGGTTTCCGCCGCGTGGGACGGGGCAGAGGCGGCGGACGCGGTGCTGTTGGTGGTCGACAGCGTGAAGCGGCGGCGGCATGAGCTGGAGCCGCTGCTCGAAACGCTGGAGAACCGGCCGGAGCGCAAGATCCTCGTGCTCAACAAGGTCGATGCCTCGGCCAAGGAACCGCTGCTGAAGCTGGCGCAGGACCTGAACGACCGCATCGCGTTCGACACCGTATTCTTCGTATCCGCCCGCGATGGCGACGGCGTGGCCGACCTGAAGGCGCATCTGGCGGGCCTGATGCCGGAGGGGCCTTGGCTCTATCCCGAAGATCAGGTTTCCGACGCATCGCAACGCCTGTTGGCGGCGGAAATCACGCGCGAGCAGCTATACCTGCAACTGCGCGACGAACTGCCCTATGACAGCGCGGTTCGGCCCGAAGCCTATGTCGAGCGCAAGGACGGCAGCGTCGAAATTCGCCAGCAGATCGTGATCGGGCGCGATACGCAAAAGGCCATCGTGCTGGGCCATCGCGGCGCACGCATCAAGGCCATCGGCGAAGCGGCCCGTAAGGAATTGTCAGAACTTCTGGGGCAAAAGGTGCACCTGTTCCTCCATGTAAAGGTGGAAGAGAACTGGGCGGAAAACCGCGAATTCTATGAAGAGCTGGGACTCGATTGGGTGAAATAG
- a CDS encoding YcxB family protein, whose protein sequence is MKAILFGCIFAAVALVGMVMPSVRMMLFMWQPAFAIFFQQFEGLVYAFVTVIAYGFGTLWAWREHRRRFLGALYESGMPGRVEARFTVSDEAFIVDNGRMEYRVRWDAVAAIVSGPTCWMVQVDLQTFTIPKKAFASKDDERAFVAALLDHVRDFVRDGSKDAAAFVAETDQ, encoded by the coding sequence ATGAAGGCGATACTGTTCGGCTGCATCTTCGCCGCCGTCGCCCTGGTTGGCATGGTCATGCCTTCGGTGCGCATGATGCTGTTCATGTGGCAACCGGCCTTCGCGATTTTCTTCCAACAGTTCGAAGGTCTGGTCTACGCCTTTGTCACGGTCATCGCCTACGGCTTTGGCACGCTATGGGCATGGCGCGAACATCGCCGCCGGTTTCTGGGCGCGCTGTACGAAAGCGGGATGCCGGGACGGGTAGAGGCCCGTTTCACGGTCTCGGACGAGGCGTTCATCGTCGACAATGGCCGCATGGAATACCGCGTTCGGTGGGATGCGGTGGCCGCCATCGTGTCCGGCCCCACCTGCTGGATGGTGCAGGTCGATCTGCAGACCTTCACGATCCCAAAGAAGGCTTTTGCCAGCAAGGATGACGAACGCGCCTTCGTCGCCGCGCTGCTCGACCATGTTCGCGATTTCGTCCGCGACGGCAGCAAGGACGCCGCCGCCTTCGTCGCCGAAACGGATCAGTAG
- a CDS encoding MFS transporter, translated as MAEPDSTGRDPTKAELEEHLGLPMPRRLLAIAAISFGNMVLVLDGAIANVALPTLSRELGVTPGEATNVIVVYQLVLVMGLLPMANLGSRIGLRRLYQMGLAIFCVASAACMFVETMTQLLLLRAAQGIGATMSLAVSVAMLRAIYPAKNLGAGLGFNSVIITSSLAVGPMAGGYILAHYDWQWIFVMAAPLAVISLLLGRFLPSDEKRSGMRDILGSVWVAVTMAMLIGGVQVATHVRPLAVGLAVVAAGLVSMVLLVRREMRRDLPIVPVDLMATPRVGLSILAAFGGFMATGLMIVALPFRLEQAMGFTPDQVGLLMTPLPLTLMLVNPLSGWLSDRIAPSKLGVSGLVVASVGLVLYATMPDSASAFDVTWRIVIFAAGFGFFIAPNSRLIVGSVPLDRTASIGGMMQTTRLFGQALAASAVGVLLSLGLGEGPTPPLIAVGFAAIAAACSLVRFRTVMAQRRRAAAISDAPY; from the coding sequence TTGGCGGAACCGGATAGCACCGGCCGCGATCCGACGAAGGCGGAGCTGGAAGAACACTTGGGCCTGCCGATGCCGCGTCGCCTGCTGGCAATTGCGGCGATCAGTTTCGGCAACATGGTGCTGGTGCTGGACGGCGCGATTGCCAATGTCGCGCTGCCCACCCTGTCGCGCGAACTTGGCGTTACGCCGGGCGAGGCGACGAACGTTATCGTCGTCTATCAACTCGTCCTTGTCATGGGCCTGTTGCCGATGGCGAACCTTGGCAGCCGGATCGGATTGCGCAGGCTGTACCAGATGGGGCTGGCGATATTCTGCGTCGCCTCTGCCGCCTGCATGTTCGTCGAAACGATGACGCAGCTTCTGTTGCTCCGCGCCGCGCAGGGGATCGGCGCGACGATGAGTCTGGCGGTGTCGGTCGCGATGTTGCGCGCAATCTATCCGGCAAAGAACCTTGGCGCGGGGCTGGGCTTCAACAGCGTGATCATCACCAGCAGCCTTGCCGTCGGACCGATGGCGGGCGGGTATATTCTCGCCCATTACGACTGGCAGTGGATCTTCGTGATGGCCGCGCCATTGGCGGTGATCTCGCTTTTGCTGGGCCGCTTCTTGCCTTCGGACGAGAAACGATCGGGCATGCGCGATATTCTGGGCTCGGTGTGGGTCGCGGTGACGATGGCGATGCTGATCGGCGGGGTGCAGGTCGCCACGCATGTCAGGCCGCTGGCCGTGGGCCTTGCGGTGGTTGCCGCCGGTCTGGTCTCAATGGTCTTGCTGGTCCGCCGGGAAATGCGGCGCGACCTGCCGATCGTCCCGGTCGACCTGATGGCGACGCCGCGTGTCGGTCTGTCGATCCTTGCCGCCTTCGGGGGTTTCATGGCTACGGGCCTGATGATTGTGGCGCTGCCGTTCCGGCTGGAACAGGCGATGGGCTTTACGCCCGATCAGGTCGGCCTTTTGATGACGCCGCTCCCGCTCACGCTGATGCTGGTGAACCCGCTTTCGGGCTGGCTGTCGGATCGGATTGCCCCGTCGAAACTGGGCGTTTCGGGGCTGGTCGTCGCGTCCGTCGGGCTGGTGCTCTATGCGACGATGCCCGACAGCGCGTCGGCTTTCGACGTGACGTGGCGGATCGTGATTTTCGCGGCGGGGTTCGGGTTCTTTATCGCGCCCAATTCGCGCCTGATCGTGGGCAGTGTGCCGCTGGACCGTACGGCGTCGATCGGCGGCATGATGCAGACCACGCGCCTGTTCGGTCAGGCTTTGGCCGCCAGCGCGGTGGGCGTGCTGCTGTCGCTGGGTCTGGGTGAAGGGCCGACGCCGCCGCTGATCGCAGTCGGCTTCGCCGCGATTGCCGCGGCCTGCTCGCTGGTGCGGTTTCGCACGGTGATGGCCCAGCGCCGCCGCGCCGCCGCGATCAGCGACGCGCCCTACTGA
- the topA gene encoding type I DNA topoisomerase — translation MQLVIVESPAKAKTIEKYLGSDYKVLASYGHVRDLPPKDGSVRPDEGFAMDWELYGDKQKQVRAITDLAKQADRLILATDPDREGEAISWHVQELLTKRKALPKEVERVTFNAITKKAVTDAMAAPRQLDRDLIDAYLARRALDYLFGFTLSPVLWRKLPGAKSAGRVQSVALRLIVEREREIEAFKPEEYWSVLAHLEHDGTKFDARLVKFEGEKLERLSLGDEGIAMRAKKAVEDGLFTVENVETKPQRRNPAPPFTTSTLQQEAARKLGYSASHTMRLAQGLYEQGAITYMRTDGVQMDPGAISDARKAISDRFNGHYLPEKPRMYQTKAKNAQEAHEAIRPTDFTKDRAGQGDAAKLYDLIYKRAMASQMASAALERTTVTMRDGTGSHELRATGQVVKFPGFLAVYEEGLDQKSDDDEDGLLPFLKSGDRPAKTGVDASQHFTQPPPRFSEASLVKRMEELGIGRPSTYASVIQVLKDRNYVRTEKNRFFAEDSGRLLTSFLERYFERYVAYDFTAGMEEELDDVSGGRADWQAVLDAFWRDFKPKSDEVMEQKPSEITEELDKFLEDYLFPPKDDGSDPRACPLCADAGREGGRLSLRGSRNGPFIGCANYPECKYTRGFGQPGGEGDEGGDGIVGQHPETGEDIVRKTGRYGPYIQMGDGKEAARASIPKDIPELDLEWAVKLLSLPRIVGDHPETGNQIEANIGRYGPYLRHDGKYAKLTSTADVFDTGMNAAVTLLAEAANRKGGTRTKAEPLKTFGAHPESGGEIKLLAGRYGPYVTDGTTNATIPRDMKPEDVTEEDAVRLITERAAKAPAKKKAKKKAPAKKASAKKAPAKKKAPAKKAAAKKDD, via the coding sequence ATGCAACTTGTTATCGTCGAATCGCCGGCCAAGGCGAAGACTATCGAGAAATACCTGGGCTCGGACTACAAGGTCCTTGCCAGTTACGGCCATGTCCGCGACCTGCCGCCCAAGGATGGCTCTGTCCGCCCGGACGAGGGCTTTGCGATGGATTGGGAACTCTATGGCGACAAGCAGAAGCAGGTTCGCGCCATCACCGATCTGGCCAAGCAGGCCGACCGCCTGATCCTTGCCACCGACCCTGACCGAGAGGGGGAGGCGATTTCGTGGCACGTTCAGGAACTGCTGACCAAGCGCAAGGCTCTGCCCAAAGAAGTAGAGCGCGTAACTTTCAACGCCATCACCAAGAAGGCGGTGACCGACGCGATGGCCGCCCCGCGCCAGCTCGACCGCGACCTGATCGATGCCTATCTGGCGCGTCGTGCGCTGGACTATCTGTTCGGATTTACGCTCTCCCCCGTGCTGTGGCGCAAGCTGCCCGGTGCGAAGTCGGCGGGCCGCGTGCAGTCGGTCGCGCTGCGCCTGATCGTCGAGCGCGAGCGCGAGATCGAGGCGTTCAAGCCCGAGGAATACTGGAGCGTGCTCGCCCATCTGGAGCATGACGGCACCAAGTTCGACGCGCGCCTTGTCAAGTTCGAGGGCGAGAAGCTGGAGCGGCTGAGCCTTGGCGACGAAGGCATCGCGATGCGCGCGAAAAAGGCGGTCGAGGATGGCCTATTCACCGTCGAGAACGTCGAAACCAAGCCGCAGCGCCGAAATCCCGCTCCGCCGTTCACGACATCGACCTTGCAACAGGAAGCCGCGCGCAAGCTGGGCTATTCGGCCAGCCACACGATGCGACTGGCGCAGGGTTTGTACGAGCAGGGCGCGATCACCTACATGCGTACCGACGGGGTGCAGATGGATCCCGGCGCGATTTCCGATGCTCGCAAAGCGATCTCGGACCGTTTCAACGGGCACTACCTGCCCGAAAAGCCGCGCATGTATCAGACCAAGGCCAAAAATGCGCAGGAAGCGCACGAGGCCATCCGCCCCACCGATTTCACCAAGGACCGGGCGGGGCAGGGCGATGCGGCCAAGCTGTACGATCTGATCTACAAGCGCGCGATGGCCAGCCAGATGGCCAGCGCCGCGCTGGAACGCACCACCGTCACCATGCGCGACGGCACCGGCAGCCACGAACTGCGCGCCACCGGACAGGTCGTGAAGTTCCCCGGCTTCCTCGCGGTCTATGAAGAAGGTCTCGATCAGAAAAGCGACGACGACGAGGACGGCCTGCTGCCGTTCCTGAAGTCGGGCGACCGTCCGGCCAAGACCGGCGTCGACGCCAGCCAGCACTTCACCCAGCCACCGCCGCGTTTTTCCGAGGCCAGCCTTGTGAAGCGCATGGAGGAACTGGGCATCGGGCGGCCTTCGACATACGCTTCGGTCATTCAGGTCTTGAAGGATCGCAACTACGTTCGCACGGAAAAAAACCGTTTCTTTGCAGAGGATTCGGGCCGACTGCTGACCTCGTTCCTCGAACGCTATTTCGAACGCTATGTCGCGTACGACTTCACGGCGGGCATGGAAGAGGAACTGGACGACGTATCGGGCGGGCGGGCCGATTGGCAGGCCGTGCTCGACGCGTTCTGGCGCGATTTCAAGCCCAAGTCCGACGAGGTGATGGAGCAGAAGCCTTCGGAGATTACCGAAGAGCTGGACAAGTTCCTTGAGGACTATCTCTTCCCGCCCAAGGACGACGGCAGCGACCCGCGCGCCTGTCCGCTCTGCGCCGATGCAGGTCGCGAGGGTGGCCGGTTGTCGCTGCGCGGCAGCCGCAACGGGCCGTTCATCGGCTGTGCGAACTACCCCGAATGCAAGTACACGCGCGGCTTTGGCCAACCCGGCGGCGAGGGTGACGAAGGCGGCGACGGGATCGTCGGCCAGCACCCCGAAACGGGCGAGGACATCGTCCGCAAGACCGGACGCTATGGCCCCTATATCCAGATGGGCGATGGGAAAGAGGCGGCACGCGCCTCGATTCCCAAGGACATTCCGGAACTCGATCTGGAATGGGCGGTGAAGCTGCTGTCGCTGCCGCGCATTGTTGGCGATCATCCCGAAACCGGCAACCAGATCGAGGCCAATATCGGGCGCTATGGCCCGTACCTGCGTCATGATGGAAAGTACGCGAAGCTGACCAGCACCGCCGACGTTTTCGACACGGGCATGAACGCGGCGGTTACGCTGTTGGCAGAGGCCGCGAACCGCAAAGGCGGCACGCGTACCAAGGCCGAGCCGTTGAAGACCTTTGGCGCACACCCGGAAAGCGGGGGCGAGATCAAGCTGCTGGCCGGTCGTTATGGCCCCTACGTCACCGACGGGACCACCAACGCCACGATTCCGCGCGACATGAAGCCGGAAGATGTGACCGAGGAAGACGCGGTTCGCCTGATCACCGAACGCGCCGCCAAGGCCCCGGCGAAAAAGAAGGCCAAAAAGAAAGCACCCGCCAAAAAGGCATCGGCCAAAAAGGCCCCGGCGAAAAAGAAGGCCCCGGCCAAGAAAGCCGCCGCGAAGAAGGATGACTGA
- the dprA gene encoding DNA-processing protein DprA, whose protein sequence is MTITQEEAFARIRLLRSTNVGPVTFRQLLMRFGNAVAALEALPDMTARGGRKQEVADAGRVRAEVAAVRAAGARYLFHDDPAYPALLNEAPGSPPIVTYRGDVAMLAKPAVAIVGARNASAAALKLARRFGEELAQQGRLVVSGLARGIDAAAHEGALSTGATAGVIAGGIDVTYPPEHAELQERIASEGVLIAEQPPGVEPQARHFPGRNRIIAGLCAGTLVVEAAPKSGSLITARLAGEANREVMAVPGNPLDGRARGCNQLIRDGAVLVQTADDIAELLDGFTGAPRSTFREEPAHFDLMPPELVEAEPADVAVLLSTAPVPVDDIVRASGESTAAVQLALLELELAGRLVRHAGGRVSLA, encoded by the coding sequence ATGACGATTACGCAGGAAGAAGCCTTTGCGCGCATCCGTCTGCTGCGCTCTACCAACGTCGGCCCCGTTACCTTTCGCCAGTTGCTGATGCGATTCGGCAATGCTGTTGCCGCCTTGGAAGCACTGCCGGATATGACCGCACGCGGCGGGCGCAAGCAGGAGGTGGCCGATGCGGGCCGTGTCCGCGCAGAAGTCGCGGCGGTGCGCGCGGCGGGGGCGCGATACCTGTTTCACGACGATCCGGCCTATCCCGCGCTGCTGAACGAAGCGCCCGGATCGCCGCCCATCGTAACCTATCGCGGCGATGTCGCGATGCTGGCCAAGCCCGCCGTGGCCATCGTCGGTGCGCGCAATGCCAGCGCGGCGGCGCTGAAACTGGCGCGGCGGTTCGGGGAGGAACTGGCGCAGCAGGGCCGCCTCGTCGTCTCCGGCCTTGCGCGGGGCATCGATGCGGCGGCGCATGAGGGAGCGCTCAGCACTGGCGCAACCGCAGGCGTCATCGCGGGCGGTATCGACGTGACCTACCCGCCCGAACATGCCGAGCTACAGGAACGGATCGCCAGCGAAGGTGTGTTGATTGCCGAACAGCCCCCTGGCGTCGAACCGCAGGCACGACACTTTCCGGGGCGCAACCGGATTATCGCAGGCCTTTGCGCCGGAACGCTGGTTGTGGAAGCCGCGCCGAAATCGGGTAGCCTGATTACCGCCCGGCTGGCGGGGGAGGCGAACCGCGAAGTCATGGCCGTGCCCGGCAACCCGCTCGACGGTCGGGCGCGGGGGTGCAACCAGTTGATCCGCGACGGCGCGGTGCTGGTGCAGACGGCGGACGATATCGCCGAACTGCTCGATGGCTTCACCGGCGCGCCGCGATCCACCTTCCGCGAGGAACCGGCGCATTTTGACCTGATGCCGCCCGAACTGGTCGAGGCCGAACCTGCCGACGTCGCAGTCCTTCTCTCCACCGCGCCTGTTCCGGTCGACGATATCGTGCGCGCCAGCGGCGAAAGCACGGCGGCGGTGCAACTGGCGCTGCTGGAACTGGAACTGGCCGGTCGGCTGGTTCGCCACGCGGGCGGGCGGGTTTCGCTGGCCTGA
- the plsY gene encoding glycerol-3-phosphate 1-O-acyltransferase PlsY, producing the protein MSLTSLIAAILLGYILGSIPFGVILTRAAGAGDLHSIGSGGTGATNVLRTGRKGLAAATLLLDLMKGVAVVALARAFWPGLEAIAGLAAVVGHCYPIWLRFRGGKGVATLMGVALGLSWQVGLAFALVWIGVLAITRISSAGGMSAAIAAPIVAQLLGYQLYAPALAAMALVVLWRHRDNIRRLLTGKEPRIGQKG; encoded by the coding sequence ATGTCCCTGACATCGCTGATTGCCGCCATCCTGCTGGGTTACATCCTCGGCTCGATCCCGTTCGGGGTCATCCTGACGCGTGCCGCGGGGGCGGGCGATCTGCATTCCATCGGCAGCGGCGGTACCGGCGCGACGAACGTCCTGCGCACCGGGCGCAAAGGGCTGGCGGCGGCGACATTGCTGCTCGACCTGATGAAGGGCGTGGCCGTCGTCGCACTGGCCCGCGCGTTCTGGCCGGGGCTGGAGGCGATTGCCGGCCTCGCCGCCGTTGTCGGCCATTGCTATCCGATCTGGCTGCGCTTTCGCGGCGGTAAGGGCGTGGCGACGCTGATGGGCGTAGCGCTGGGGCTGTCGTGGCAGGTCGGGCTGGCGTTCGCGCTGGTCTGGATTGGCGTGCTGGCGATTACCCGCATATCCTCCGCTGGAGGGATGAGTGCCGCGATTGCCGCGCCGATCGTGGCCCAATTGCTGGGCTATCAGCTTTATGCCCCCGCGCTGGCGGCTATGGCGCTGGTCGTGCTGTGGCGACACCGCGACAATATCCGGCGGCTGCTGACGGGCAAGGAACCGCGTATCGGGCAGAAGGGCTGA
- the murI gene encoding glutamate racemase, producing MDKPAYPPAPDAPLLIFDSGVGGLSVLDAVRKALPDAPVIYAADTAGLPYGSKSEAEIAARVAGLLGRMAERYQPRLACIACNTASTIALGMVRDVLHIPIVGTVPAIKPAAALTQTGVIGLIGTEATIRQAYVDNLEAEFARGKTLLRLAAPDLVAAAEAKLRGEPVDMAAIEEAAENLRMMASGNTIDTLVLACTHFPLLSEELAQVFGPDVRQVDGAAGIARHIAHLTQGQDFARSRPDRAVFTGADGIEALRPALAARGINEIVVL from the coding sequence ATGGACAAGCCCGCCTATCCACCCGCACCAGATGCGCCGCTGCTGATCTTCGATTCTGGCGTCGGCGGACTGTCGGTGCTGGATGCGGTGCGCAAGGCGCTGCCCGATGCGCCGGTGATCTACGCCGCCGATACCGCTGGCTTGCCCTATGGCAGCAAGAGCGAGGCCGAGATCGCCGCGCGGGTCGCAGGCCTGCTGGGCCGGATGGCGGAACGGTACCAGCCGCGCCTTGCCTGCATCGCCTGCAACACCGCCAGCACTATCGCGCTGGGCATGGTGCGCGACGTTCTGCACATCCCCATCGTCGGCACCGTGCCCGCGATCAAGCCCGCCGCCGCCCTGACGCAGACCGGCGTGATCGGATTGATCGGGACAGAAGCGACGATCCGGCAGGCCTATGTCGACAACCTTGAGGCCGAGTTCGCGCGAGGCAAGACCCTCCTCCGCCTCGCCGCCCCCGACCTTGTCGCCGCTGCGGAGGCCAAATTGCGTGGCGAACCGGTCGATATGGCGGCGATAGAGGAAGCCGCCGAAAACCTGCGCATGATGGCCAGCGGCAACACAATCGATACACTGGTGCTCGCCTGTACGCACTTTCCGCTGCTCTCCGAGGAACTGGCGCAAGTCTTCGGCCCTGACGTGCGGCAAGTCGACGGCGCAGCGGGAATCGCCCGCCACATTGCGCATCTGACGCAAGGGCAGGACTTTGCCCGAAGCCGCCCGGATCGCGCCGTTTTCACCGGCGCGGACGGTATCGAGGCCTTGCGCCCCGCGCTGGCGGCGCGGGGAATCAACGAGATCGTCGTGCTTTAG
- the hemA gene encoding 5-aminolevulinate synthase: MNYDQVFDQAIERLHTEGRYRVFIDILRNKGAYPNARCFAGHNGPKPITVWCSNDYLAMGQHPKVVEAMEEALHNVGAGSGGTRNIGGNTHYHVELEHELADLHGKEGALLFTSGYVSNDTTLTTLGKLLPGCIIFSDELNHASMIAGIRNSGCEKRVWRHNDVAHLEELLAAEDPDVPKLIAFESVYSMDGDVAPIHAICDLADKYNALTYIDEVHAVGMYGPRGGGISERDEAADRIDIIEGTLGKAFGVMGGYIAADKKIIDCVRSYAPGFIFTTSLSPVLVAGVLASVKHLKSSSIEREGQQASAAFLKQAMRDAGLPVMDSTTHIVPLMVGDPVRAKKISDILLAEYGVYVQPINFPTVPRGTERLRFTPGPAHTQAMMTELVKALVEIWERLEIELAQAA, encoded by the coding sequence GTGAACTACGATCAGGTTTTCGACCAGGCGATCGAACGGCTTCATACAGAGGGCCGCTACCGCGTCTTCATCGACATCCTGCGCAACAAGGGCGCCTATCCCAATGCGCGCTGCTTTGCCGGGCACAACGGGCCGAAGCCGATCACCGTTTGGTGTTCGAACGACTACCTTGCCATGGGTCAGCACCCCAAGGTGGTCGAGGCGATGGAAGAGGCGTTGCACAACGTCGGCGCCGGTTCCGGCGGCACCCGCAACATTGGTGGCAACACGCACTATCACGTAGAGCTGGAGCACGAACTGGCCGACCTGCACGGCAAGGAAGGCGCGCTGCTGTTCACGTCGGGCTATGTCTCGAACGATACGACGCTGACCACGCTGGGCAAGTTGCTGCCGGGTTGCATCATCTTTTCCGACGAGCTGAACCACGCCAGCATGATCGCGGGCATCCGCAATTCGGGCTGCGAAAAGCGGGTGTGGCGGCACAACGATGTCGCCCATCTGGAAGAACTGCTCGCCGCCGAAGACCCGGATGTGCCGAAGCTGATCGCTTTCGAATCGGTCTATTCGATGGATGGCGACGTCGCCCCGATCCACGCGATCTGCGACCTTGCCGACAAATACAACGCGCTGACCTATATCGACGAGGTTCACGCCGTCGGCATGTACGGCCCGCGCGGCGGCGGTATTTCGGAACGCGACGAAGCCGCAGACCGCATCGACATTATCGAAGGCACGCTGGGCAAGGCATTCGGCGTGATGGGCGGCTATATCGCGGCCGACAAGAAGATCATCGACTGCGTACGCAGCTATGCACCGGGTTTCATCTTCACCACGTCACTCTCCCCCGTGCTGGTCGCGGGCGTGCTGGCCAGTGTGAAACACCTGAAGAGCAGCAGCATCGAACGCGAAGGCCAGCAGGCCAGCGCCGCTTTTCTGAAGCAGGCGATGCGCGATGCGGGTCTGCCGGTGATGGATTCGACCACGCACATCGTGCCGTTGATGGTGGGCGATCCCGTCCGCGCCAAGAAGATCAGCGACATCCTGCTGGCCGAATATGGCGTCTATGTTCAGCCGATCAATTTCCCGACCGTGCCACGCGGCACCGAACGCCTGCGCTTTACCCCCGGCCCCGCCCACACGCAGGCGATGATGACCGAACTGGTAAAGGCGCTGGTGGAAATCTGGGAAAGGCTGGAAATCGAACTGGCCCAGGCGGCCTGA
- a CDS encoding NAD(P)H-dependent flavin oxidoreductase, translating to MTLPASLSSRLSLPIIASPMFIISQLDLVMAQCRAGIVGSFPSLNARGEGELEGWLERLNAELTADDAPYAVNLIVHHSNARLEEDLALCVKHRVPIVISSLGAREEVNAAIHSYGGIVFHDVINDHFARKAIAKGADGLIAVAAGAGGHAGTTSPFALIGEIRQWFDGPVALSGSIATGDAVLAAQAMGADLAYIGSAFIATEEAVAVQEYKQMIVDSHAADIVYSNLFTGVHGNYLRGSIAKAGMDPDDLPESDPSKMDFGASKAWKDIWGSGQGIGAVDAVVPAAKRIAQIGAQFRAAKKRICSDS from the coding sequence ATGACACTGCCCGCATCGCTCTCCTCGCGCCTTTCGCTGCCGATCATCGCTTCGCCGATGTTCATCATCTCTCAGCTCGATCTCGTCATGGCGCAATGCCGGGCTGGGATCGTCGGCTCTTTCCCGTCGCTCAACGCACGCGGCGAGGGAGAACTCGAAGGCTGGCTGGAACGGCTGAACGCCGAACTGACCGCGGACGATGCGCCCTATGCGGTCAACCTGATCGTCCATCACAGCAATGCGCGGTTGGAGGAAGACCTCGCGCTCTGCGTAAAGCACCGTGTGCCCATCGTGATCAGCTCGCTGGGCGCGCGGGAAGAGGTGAACGCGGCGATCCATTCCTATGGCGGGATCGTGTTTCATGACGTGATCAACGACCATTTCGCGCGCAAGGCCATTGCCAAGGGCGCGGACGGGCTGATCGCAGTGGCGGCGGGCGCAGGCGGCCATGCGGGCACGACCAGCCCCTTCGCGCTGATCGGGGAAATCCGGCAGTGGTTCGATGGGCCGGTGGCGCTGTCAGGTTCTATTGCGACCGGCGATGCCGTGTTGGCGGCGCAGGCGATGGGCGCGGATCTTGCCTATATCGGATCGGCCTTCATCGCGACCGAGGAGGCTGTGGCGGTACAGGAATACAAGCAGATGATCGTCGACAGCCATGCCGCCGACATCGTCTATTCCAACCTGTTTACCGGGGTGCACGGCAACTACCTGCGCGGGTCGATCGCGAAGGCCGGGATGGATCCGGACGACCTGCCAGAATCCGATCCGTCGAAAATGGACTTTGGCGCGAGTAAGGCGTGGAAGGACATCTGGGGCAGTGGACAGGGCATTGGCGCGGTCGATGCCGTGGTGCCCGCCGCGAAACGCATTGCGCAGATCGGCGCGCAATTCCGCGCCGCGAAGAAACGAATTTGTAGCGATAGCTGA
- a CDS encoding CPBP family intramembrane glutamic endopeptidase, with the protein MAKKSSPVATPFAAIACLLPLLPVVLWPGTGVLASIALAGLGLLFFRTSRKPTLAMVWKSRVASILFGAAIGAAMAWGIANFVRPLVEGWLGKGVSIGGLDQVAGNPLFFAITLTIALGSAVVEELIFRGYVIGWGAQIFGTKFAPALMLLTTVVFGYAHWEYGPAGAVVTGFAGLVLGTLYLICGRRLLPCISAHMTFNLIGSVALYMA; encoded by the coding sequence ATGGCCAAGAAATCTTCTCCCGTCGCGACCCCGTTCGCGGCCATCGCCTGCCTTCTTCCGCTGCTGCCGGTCGTTCTGTGGCCGGGAACGGGCGTGCTTGCGTCTATCGCGCTTGCTGGCCTCGGTTTGCTGTTCTTCCGCACTTCACGCAAACCCACCCTGGCGATGGTCTGGAAAAGCCGTGTCGCCTCGATCCTGTTCGGTGCTGCCATAGGTGCGGCGATGGCGTGGGGCATCGCCAATTTCGTGCGCCCGCTGGTCGAAGGCTGGCTGGGCAAGGGCGTGTCCATCGGCGGGCTGGACCAGGTGGCGGGCAACCCGCTGTTCTTCGCGATCACGCTGACCATAGCGCTGGGCAGCGCGGTGGTCGAGGAACTGATCTTTCGCGGTTACGTCATCGGCTGGGGCGCGCAGATATTCGGCACCAAATTCGCGCCCGCGCTGATGCTGCTGACCACGGTTGTGTTCGGCTATGCCCACTGGGAATATGGACCGGCCGGGGCGGTCGTCACAGGCTTTGCGGGGCTGGTGCTCGGCACGTTGTATCTGATCTGCGGTCGCCGATTGCTGCCCTGCATTTCCGCGCACATGACGTTCAACCTGATCGGATCGGTCGCGCTTTACATGGCGTAA